One Flagellimonas sp. CMM7 genomic region harbors:
- a CDS encoding PLP-dependent aminotransferase family protein produces MIPFKTIITYDKTQSIPVYIQISNQIIQLIKRGILSPETKLPSSRALAAMLNIHRKTVISVYEELLSQGWIEIIPYTGTFVSGSLPIVKKQTLNPTDSALLEKNKAGFSYIKSNLNYVDIINDDSKLFIDDGLPDNRLSMVNEIATAYRSIVKRKKHHILGYDSIYGNLRLRETLVQYLNQTRGLSIQKDQLLTTRGSQMGIYLATKIIGIKNGTFVVGAVNYKSVVDTFNEASASVSIINVDKEGLVTNEIELLCKQKKVAAIYVTSHHNHPTTVALSAQRRMHLLELARQYRFAVIEDDYDYDFHYDNAPILPLASNDTNGNVIYIGSLTKTVAPAIRVGYLVAPKDFIFEAAQQRKFIDRQGDTLLELAIAQIIDEGSLQRHCKKVLKIYKRRRDLLCSLLKKELNDYLSFDVPDGGMAIWVRLNKKYNWDVIRNAAANQKLILNDYRLYDYGATNHNAIRMGFASLNETEIVKTVSIIKSILLDTYEEVQHH; encoded by the coding sequence ATGATTCCATTTAAGACAATAATTACTTATGATAAAACACAAAGTATTCCTGTTTATATTCAAATAAGTAATCAAATCATTCAGTTAATAAAGAGGGGGATTTTAAGTCCTGAAACAAAATTGCCAAGCTCTAGAGCTCTGGCTGCAATGCTCAATATTCATAGGAAAACTGTTATTTCAGTTTATGAAGAATTACTTTCTCAAGGGTGGATAGAAATAATTCCTTATACAGGAACATTTGTAAGCGGTTCATTGCCAATAGTTAAGAAACAAACATTGAACCCCACGGATTCAGCCCTTTTGGAAAAAAACAAGGCGGGATTTTCATACATCAAAAGCAATCTAAATTATGTTGATATTATTAATGATGATTCTAAACTCTTTATAGATGATGGTTTACCTGACAACCGATTAAGTATGGTCAATGAAATTGCCACGGCATATAGGAGTATAGTTAAAAGGAAAAAACATCACATTTTAGGATATGATTCAATTTATGGGAATTTAAGGCTTAGGGAAACTTTAGTACAGTATCTCAATCAAACTAGAGGTTTGTCCATACAAAAAGACCAGTTATTGACCACAAGGGGCAGTCAAATGGGGATTTACCTCGCTACAAAAATAATAGGAATTAAAAATGGAACTTTTGTTGTTGGTGCTGTAAATTATAAATCAGTCGTTGATACTTTTAATGAAGCATCGGCCTCCGTAAGTATCATAAATGTCGATAAAGAGGGACTAGTTACTAATGAAATTGAATTACTATGTAAACAAAAAAAAGTCGCTGCAATTTATGTGACATCTCACCATAATCATCCTACAACCGTGGCTCTTTCAGCCCAGAGAAGAATGCATTTACTAGAGTTGGCAAGACAATATAGATTCGCGGTAATTGAAGATGACTACGATTATGATTTTCATTATGACAATGCTCCAATATTACCTTTGGCCAGTAATGATACAAATGGAAATGTAATATATATAGGTTCATTGACTAAAACAGTAGCTCCAGCAATTCGAGTAGGGTATTTAGTAGCCCCTAAAGATTTTATATTCGAAGCTGCGCAACAAAGAAAATTTATTGACAGACAAGGAGATACGCTCCTAGAACTTGCAATTGCTCAAATCATAGATGAAGGAAGCTTGCAAAGACATTGCAAAAAGGTATTGAAAATATATAAGAGAAGAAGAGATTTACTTTGTAGTCTGCTAAAAAAAGAGCTCAATGATTATCTGTCGTTTGATGTGCCTGATGGGGGAATGGCAATTTGGGTGCGCTTAAATAAAAAATATAATTGGGACGTCATAAGGAATGCAGCTGCTAATCAAAAATTAATATTAAATGATTACAGGTTATATGACTACGGAGCAACCAATCATAATGCAATTCGAATGGGTTTTGCATCCCTTAATGAAACAGAAATTGTTAAAACTGTTTCAATTATAAAATCAATACTCCTTGATACATATGAAGAAGTACAACACCATTAA
- a CDS encoding recombinase family protein — protein sequence MTFGYARVSTKSQKHDLQVDAFLKEGIEPKNIYADISSGAKSERKGLDELLSKLREGDTIVVWKMDRIARSLSHLVKLIEDFEKRGIHFKSIQENFIDTSSPHGRFVFNLFASIAQLERDIIIERTRAGLESSRRRGVRLGRKPGLGQKAKHKAILAEKYYRDNKLSIEEIMKLIEVGSKRTLYKYLAHQGRRTCKECGTLFWDKNQNLEEALCHKHVE from the coding sequence ATGACATTTGGTTATGCAAGGGTGAGCACAAAATCCCAAAAACATGATTTACAGGTTGACGCTTTTTTGAAGGAAGGCATCGAACCGAAGAATATTTATGCTGATATTTCATCTGGAGCAAAAAGTGAACGTAAGGGTTTAGACGAATTACTTTCCAAATTAAGGGAAGGCGACACAATTGTCGTCTGGAAAATGGACCGTATTGCAAGGAGCCTTTCTCATTTGGTCAAATTAATCGAGGATTTTGAGAAACGGGGAATCCATTTTAAAAGCATTCAGGAGAATTTTATTGACACCTCTTCTCCCCACGGAAGGTTCGTGTTCAACCTATTCGCATCGATTGCCCAATTGGAACGTGACATTATTATCGAAAGGACTCGGGCCGGTCTGGAAAGTTCAAGACGCAGAGGTGTTCGACTGGGGAGAAAACCTGGTTTAGGTCAGAAAGCAAAACATAAAGCTATTCTAGCTGAAAAGTACTACCGAGACAATAAGCTAAGTATCGAAGAAATTATGAAGTTAATTGAAGTTGGTTCTAAAAGAACACTTTATAAATATTTGGCTCACCAAGGTAGAAGAACTTGTAAAGAATGCGGTACATTGTTTTGGGACAAGAATCAAAATTTAGAGGAGGCTCTTTGTCATAAACACGTTGAATAA
- a CDS encoding DinB family protein, producing MRQMFILMIIMIFGTVEAPLFAQQNDFIKEYLERFENSRKYLIAVAEMMPEDKYGFKATQESLSFAENLMHIGYAMDWHSQSLLGGRESRDWNTDTRFKVSNKSKKEIIKIIEETFDETIRFIQQFDIAQFDEELDYFGLNRTKQQIFLLLVDHITHHRGQILVYLRLNGLVPPRYVLYQ from the coding sequence ATGAGACAAATGTTCATCCTCATGATAATCATGATATTCGGTACGGTTGAAGCGCCTTTGTTTGCACAACAGAATGACTTCATTAAAGAATATCTAGAGCGATTCGAGAATTCTAGGAAGTATCTAATCGCGGTAGCAGAAATGATGCCAGAGGATAAATACGGTTTTAAAGCAACCCAAGAGTCATTGAGTTTTGCTGAAAATTTAATGCATATAGGGTACGCCATGGATTGGCATAGTCAGTCATTATTGGGGGGAAGAGAATCTAGAGACTGGAATACAGATACAAGATTTAAGGTTTCCAATAAATCCAAAAAGGAAATTATCAAAATCATTGAAGAAACATTCGATGAAACCATTAGGTTTATCCAACAATTTGACATTGCTCAATTTGATGAAGAGCTGGATTATTTCGGTTTAAACAGAACAAAGCAGCAGATATTCCTATTACTGGTTGATCATATTACCCATCACAGAGGACAAATTCTTGTATATCTAAGATTAAATGGATTGGTCCCACCCAGATATGTCCTTTATCAATAA
- a CDS encoding DUF1028 domain-containing protein, which yields MKLPITALTLFFVSLISFSQNLPSLLKGKNINSTFSILAYDEHTQEWGIAVATNNIYVGNSTIYIEPGLGAFSVIAETEPSYAQAGFEKLREGKSIMDAIQYTKNKDDQANYRQVSGIDKDGNVYAFTGKSLKYWNGNASQILGKNYVVMGNQLEDSVLTSMSRSFETANGTLAQRLMESLVSGQRSGGQISGKQSAALVVKGTNNDWFNQIDLRVDHSSSPVDDLKKLMDFHYGRIRLNQALYAHREGNQSRALKKLSESEKMLDGWTGMYSRIASANILLDNKENAVKWVKKGISENPNWSVYLPAFYFLKDSPEMKGLINPSRFTTKDWEAALNMLSNLGRELEVIELTHRLKSDKIESSYLNFLLGRSCFYEKDNEKAIKFLELALQMDKENIEAEMLLNKINS from the coding sequence ATGAAACTTCCAATTACAGCCCTTACCCTTTTTTTCGTTTCCCTAATTTCATTTTCCCAGAATTTGCCATCCTTGTTGAAGGGAAAGAATATCAATTCCACCTTTTCGATTTTGGCATATGATGAGCATACGCAGGAATGGGGAATCGCTGTCGCGACCAACAATATCTATGTTGGAAATTCAACAATTTATATAGAACCGGGACTCGGTGCTTTTTCTGTAATCGCCGAAACAGAACCCAGTTATGCGCAGGCTGGTTTTGAAAAGCTAAGGGAAGGAAAGTCCATCATGGACGCCATCCAATATACCAAGAACAAAGATGACCAAGCAAACTATCGGCAGGTTTCAGGTATTGATAAAGATGGAAACGTTTATGCCTTTACTGGAAAATCATTAAAATATTGGAACGGGAATGCCTCCCAGATTTTAGGAAAGAACTATGTGGTGATGGGAAACCAATTGGAAGATAGCGTGCTTACCAGTATGTCCAGATCTTTTGAAACGGCCAATGGGACGCTTGCGCAAAGACTCATGGAAAGCCTTGTGTCCGGTCAACGGTCGGGAGGGCAGATTTCTGGGAAACAGTCGGCAGCCTTGGTCGTAAAAGGCACCAACAACGATTGGTTCAATCAGATTGACCTGCGGGTGGATCATTCCAGCAGTCCAGTCGATGACCTGAAAAAATTGATGGATTTCCATTATGGAAGGATTAGGCTAAACCAAGCACTCTATGCTCATAGAGAAGGAAACCAATCAAGGGCACTTAAAAAATTGTCAGAATCGGAGAAAATGCTTGATGGATGGACCGGGATGTATTCAAGAATTGCTTCAGCCAACATATTACTGGACAATAAAGAAAATGCCGTTAAATGGGTCAAGAAGGGAATTTCGGAAAATCCCAATTGGTCGGTGTATCTTCCAGCTTTTTATTTTTTGAAAGATTCCCCTGAAATGAAGGGATTGATCAATCCAAGTAGATTCACCACAAAAGATTGGGAAGCTGCCCTAAATATGTTGAGCAATCTTGGGAGGGAATTGGAAGTTATAGAATTGACTCATAGGCTAAAGTCTGATAAAATTGAATCTTCATATCTTAATTTCCTGCTTGGAAGAAGTTGTTTTTACGAAAAGGACAATGAAAAGGCAATCAAGTTCCTGGAGTTGGCGCTACAAATGGATAAGGAAAATATTGAGGCTGAAATGTTGTTGAACAAAATAAACAGCTAA
- a CDS encoding LysE family translocator: MTFPEYQNILYFITAATLLIVIPGPAVLYIMAKSIEQGYKAGMISVLGIGLGGLVHVIAAGIGISAILVTSTTAFSILKYIGALYLIFLGVKKLLEKNTSQNGTNFNKNKKLTKVFYEGIMVNALNPKTAIFFFAFLPQFVTTSKGEVGSQIVFLGLLFILIATVSDFLYVLMSVRFSQWLRSSPTFLRVNKYIMAFVYVLLGLITLFIQQPSNEIEINTK; the protein is encoded by the coding sequence ATGACATTCCCCGAATACCAAAACATACTATATTTTATAACTGCAGCAACATTACTGATAGTTATACCGGGCCCTGCGGTTTTATATATAATGGCTAAAAGTATAGAACAAGGTTATAAAGCAGGAATGATATCAGTGCTAGGGATTGGATTAGGAGGGTTAGTACATGTAATAGCTGCAGGTATAGGTATTTCTGCAATTTTAGTAACATCAACAACCGCTTTTTCAATTTTAAAATATATAGGTGCTTTGTATCTTATTTTTTTAGGTGTCAAAAAGCTGCTAGAAAAAAATACTTCACAGAATGGAACCAATTTTAATAAAAATAAGAAGCTAACTAAAGTTTTTTATGAAGGAATAATGGTAAACGCCCTTAACCCAAAAACGGCAATTTTCTTTTTTGCCTTTCTCCCTCAATTTGTAACTACGTCAAAAGGTGAAGTTGGATCTCAAATAGTATTTCTTGGCTTATTATTTATTTTAATTGCTACTGTAAGTGATTTTTTATATGTGTTGATGTCCGTTAGGTTTTCACAATGGCTAAGAAGCTCACCCACCTTCCTTAGAGTGAACAAATATATTATGGCATTTGTTTATGTCCTATTAGGATTAATAACCCTATTTATACAGCAGCCATCCAATGAAATTGAAATAAATACAAAGTAA
- a CDS encoding S41 family peptidase: MNKRVLYLIALIVGLVVNAQSEQQISNLRTFSKVYGYVKYFHPSDEASEIDWKRFASYGAARVEKCKNREELVGELQRLFTPLAPSINFSAIEGQGYDIASITPLNTSQYKLTFWQHTGVSLGMNPGYKAPYQSVRVNGRTKKERPKNHGLLVSSYDLSDYKGKKIRIRAWARCKSSMEAKAHMRMALINNDGTTTLKKEAIVSDVWKSYEIVTQIDKSNAYIEIGAALKGNGEVFMDNVELSYWDNGAWKTIPVHNPGFEDEGISKTPKENTWYHKGNGYRSDIVHADAYNGNGSGRLYSDLESKFEIGERIFDHSPKFGKLIQEVIGDSLICQLPLVLYSNDKGTYPKSSRESFHKLQEELNSTQPDEYNLKATNMLSVRLGNIINTYNVFQHFYPYLDVVDIDWDRELEKALVQSYLDKSGNDHYITLEKFTSPLNDGHMYVNYRGIMNIFTPRITWEWIEDKLVITNVLDDQLALEVGDEVTHIDGKTSKQHFEETHSRISAGTKGWLDYKAKRKSLLGAFNQKMIIRVKGEDIELNRPGTAYNEPPRQAMYERINENVFYLNLSKIEMDTITQLLPDLVKSKSIICDLRGYPNRNHMFLCHLLKEDDTSSSWMQVPKIIYPNHKDIVGYEEHGWFLRSKEPYLGDKQIIFLTNGQAISYAESYMGFIEGYDLATIIGQPTAGTNGNVNKFDLEGGFSISWTGMKVLKHDSSQHHGIGIIPDIYVSKTIEGLKSDKDETLEKAIELTKGQ, encoded by the coding sequence ATGAATAAACGGGTTTTATACTTGATTGCTTTGATTGTTGGACTCGTCGTCAATGCCCAATCGGAGCAACAGATCAGCAACTTAAGGACTTTCTCAAAGGTATATGGCTATGTCAAATATTTTCATCCAAGTGACGAGGCATCAGAAATTGATTGGAAAAGATTCGCTTCTTACGGCGCGGCCCGAGTGGAAAAATGTAAAAACAGGGAAGAACTGGTTGGGGAACTACAAAGGCTTTTCACCCCACTTGCACCGTCCATAAATTTTTCCGCTATAGAAGGGCAGGGATACGATATAGCTTCTATAACACCTTTAAACACAAGTCAATATAAATTGACCTTTTGGCAGCACACGGGAGTAAGCCTGGGAATGAACCCGGGGTACAAAGCACCTTACCAAAGTGTTCGTGTGAACGGAAGAACTAAAAAAGAACGCCCAAAGAATCACGGCCTTTTGGTCAGTTCCTATGACCTGTCCGATTATAAGGGGAAAAAAATCAGGATCAGGGCATGGGCGAGATGCAAAAGTTCAATGGAAGCAAAGGCGCACATGAGGATGGCCCTGATAAACAATGATGGAACGACAACTTTAAAAAAGGAGGCTATTGTTTCTGATGTATGGAAATCCTATGAAATTGTCACCCAAATTGATAAGTCCAATGCATATATTGAAATAGGAGCGGCACTTAAGGGCAATGGCGAAGTATTCATGGATAATGTGGAGCTGTCCTACTGGGATAATGGTGCATGGAAAACCATTCCCGTCCATAATCCAGGATTTGAGGATGAGGGTATTTCCAAAACCCCAAAAGAGAATACTTGGTACCATAAAGGGAATGGTTATAGGTCGGATATTGTTCATGCTGATGCGTATAACGGAAATGGATCGGGAAGACTTTATTCAGATCTTGAATCAAAGTTTGAGATCGGTGAAAGGATTTTTGACCACTCACCGAAGTTTGGTAAGCTGATCCAAGAAGTGATCGGGGATTCATTAATTTGTCAGCTGCCATTGGTGCTATATTCAAATGATAAGGGAACCTATCCCAAATCTTCAAGGGAGAGCTTCCATAAACTACAGGAGGAATTGAATTCCACCCAGCCTGATGAGTACAATTTAAAGGCGACAAACATGTTGTCGGTAAGATTGGGCAACATCATAAACACGTACAATGTCTTCCAACATTTTTATCCCTATTTGGATGTAGTCGATATTGATTGGGACAGAGAACTTGAAAAGGCACTTGTGCAATCATATTTGGATAAAAGCGGAAATGACCATTATATAACATTGGAAAAATTCACTTCGCCCCTAAATGATGGTCATATGTATGTTAATTATAGGGGGATAATGAACATATTTACCCCTAGGATCACATGGGAATGGATAGAGGACAAACTTGTGATCACAAACGTTTTGGACGACCAGCTTGCTTTGGAAGTTGGTGATGAAGTAACCCATATTGATGGGAAAACCTCAAAGCAACATTTCGAGGAAACCCACTCAAGAATCTCAGCTGGTACAAAGGGGTGGCTTGATTATAAAGCAAAACGGAAAAGTCTTTTGGGAGCTTTTAACCAAAAGATGATAATAAGGGTCAAAGGTGAGGATATCGAACTTAATAGGCCTGGCACAGCTTACAACGAACCACCAAGGCAGGCGATGTATGAGCGGATAAACGAGAATGTATTCTATCTAAATCTGAGCAAGATAGAAATGGATACTATAACGCAATTACTTCCCGATCTGGTAAAATCCAAATCTATCATATGTGATCTCAGGGGATACCCCAATAGAAACCATATGTTCCTTTGCCATTTATTAAAGGAGGATGACACATCATCTTCCTGGATGCAAGTTCCCAAGATTATTTATCCAAATCACAAAGATATAGTCGGCTATGAAGAACACGGTTGGTTTCTGCGGAGCAAAGAACCGTACCTTGGGGACAAACAGATTATATTCCTAACAAACGGACAGGCTATAAGCTATGCCGAGAGTTATATGGGTTTTATTGAAGGGTACGACTTGGCAACGATAATCGGACAACCTACCGCAGGAACAAACGGCAATGTAAACAAATTTGATCTTGAAGGGGGTTTTAGCATTAGCTGGACAGGAATGAAAGTATTGAAACATGATAGCTCCCAGCACCACGGGATTGGAATAATCCCGGACATTTATGTTTCCAAGACTATTGAAGGGTTAAAATCAGACAAGGATGAAACCTTGGAGAAGGCGATTGAGTTGACAAAAGGACAATGA
- a CDS encoding S8 family peptidase codes for MGEDKFHYEIPKENIRNAKYEKQGFSPTVKRINHSQHGIRLRTLTRNFVKSTLSKKDIEYTSDLFLQLETPDKVTIKSQKQKIENLGFELLSFSTNNESIGTAKIGKDKFPKFEERLNNYIESADNTGKTYFAPIENISSIPPETKISRKIDFESEEEIEITINLFSVISKKELLAISNSIEVELRNYSTIIRKRDFKNGITIIYCKLQAKHLAKIAADYSTIKEIKLSQTFFVPQAMPTEALPNPLKIDKITSDSIICIVDSGISKNPIMDDLIKDRFVYVDSASIDCDYNHGTFVASRCVFGDNIDSCLGSHNLIPYCNLIDLAVFGVDHSGQLLGPSEFLLMSAIEDVVDKYSGVVQVYNLSLGADSPISDAQFSDIAKLLDYLSKKYKVLFVIAAGNMTSLLGDFPNGHFGNANSRIGCPAESLLGLTIGSIAKHTNPNALSGSNVVSPFSRKGPGADRGIKPELVAHGGNLISPYDHSLRLATYGISKDGNNLAIDVGTSHSTPLISQYAQRLFDSYPHSDPNLVKGLLCHFTDPRSNHEELNEPSLNYVGFGEPNVDRALRAGDNNAAYIYEGKLDQENYQFIGFHVPSTLNANEQETKLKIKITITYDPIVNPDNNKEYSGARITAKLYKNTLTGKKEINISSDDKYNLPWNPIIQFEKIFSRSYSSGYWELRLRLYTRGKVSDSYKQDYSAVIEIIDENKKTDVYADIANEFSEIYKKIEVIVAA; via the coding sequence ATGGGCGAGGATAAATTTCACTACGAAATACCAAAGGAAAATATTAGAAATGCGAAATATGAAAAACAAGGATTTTCACCTACAGTTAAACGTATTAACCATTCGCAACACGGGATAAGGTTAAGGACTCTAACTCGAAACTTTGTAAAATCTACCTTATCCAAAAAAGATATTGAATATACTAGTGACTTGTTCCTGCAACTAGAAACGCCGGATAAGGTTACTATCAAGAGTCAAAAACAAAAAATTGAAAATTTAGGATTTGAACTCTTATCCTTTTCTACGAATAACGAGTCGATTGGTACGGCTAAAATTGGTAAGGATAAGTTCCCAAAATTTGAAGAAAGACTTAACAACTACATCGAGTCAGCTGACAATACTGGAAAGACCTATTTCGCTCCAATAGAAAACATTTCCAGTATTCCACCGGAAACCAAAATTTCTAGAAAAATAGATTTCGAATCAGAAGAGGAAATAGAGATAACAATAAACTTATTTAGCGTAATTTCCAAAAAGGAACTTTTGGCAATTTCAAATTCAATTGAGGTAGAATTGCGAAATTACTCGACAATTATCCGTAAAAGAGATTTCAAAAATGGTATAACAATCATTTATTGCAAACTGCAAGCTAAACATTTAGCCAAAATAGCAGCGGATTACTCCACTATCAAGGAAATTAAATTAAGTCAAACTTTTTTTGTCCCACAGGCAATGCCGACGGAAGCCTTACCAAACCCCTTAAAAATAGACAAAATAACGTCTGACTCCATTATCTGCATTGTTGACTCGGGCATAAGCAAAAACCCTATAATGGATGACTTAATAAAAGATAGGTTTGTCTATGTTGACTCTGCTTCCATTGATTGTGATTATAATCACGGAACATTTGTTGCCAGTAGATGCGTATTTGGGGATAACATTGATAGTTGTTTAGGGTCACATAATCTAATACCATACTGCAACCTAATTGATTTAGCTGTCTTTGGTGTAGACCATTCTGGCCAGTTATTAGGCCCAAGTGAGTTCTTGCTAATGAGTGCGATTGAGGATGTAGTTGATAAATATAGTGGTGTTGTTCAAGTATACAACCTTTCTTTGGGGGCCGATTCACCAATCAGTGATGCACAATTCTCCGATATAGCCAAGCTTTTAGATTATTTATCTAAGAAATATAAAGTTCTGTTTGTAATTGCTGCTGGCAATATGACCAGTCTATTGGGTGATTTTCCAAACGGTCATTTTGGCAATGCAAATTCAAGAATTGGATGCCCTGCCGAATCTTTATTGGGATTAACCATTGGTTCAATAGCAAAACATACAAACCCGAATGCTCTGTCTGGTAGTAATGTTGTGTCTCCTTTTTCCAGGAAAGGCCCAGGAGCTGATAGAGGAATTAAACCTGAGTTGGTTGCTCATGGAGGTAATCTGATTAGTCCATATGACCACTCTTTACGTCTTGCCACCTATGGAATTTCAAAAGATGGTAATAATTTGGCAATTGACGTCGGCACAAGTCATTCAACACCTTTGATTTCTCAGTATGCCCAAAGATTATTTGATTCATATCCGCATAGTGATCCAAATCTAGTAAAGGGCCTACTATGCCACTTTACAGACCCAAGAAGTAATCATGAAGAATTGAATGAACCATCATTAAATTATGTTGGGTTTGGAGAGCCCAATGTTGATAGAGCATTAAGAGCCGGAGACAATAACGCAGCTTATATTTATGAAGGAAAATTGGATCAAGAAAATTATCAGTTTATAGGTTTTCATGTACCTTCTACACTAAACGCAAATGAACAGGAAACAAAACTTAAAATAAAAATTACAATAACCTATGATCCAATAGTGAATCCTGATAATAACAAAGAATATTCAGGAGCACGAATTACGGCCAAACTTTATAAAAACACCTTAACTGGAAAAAAAGAAATCAACATATCAAGCGATGACAAGTATAATTTACCATGGAACCCAATCATTCAATTTGAAAAAATATTTTCTAGATCATATTCTTCAGGGTACTGGGAACTAAGGTTAAGATTATATACAAGAGGTAAAGTGTCCGATAGCTATAAACAAGATTACTCCGCCGTAATTGAAATAATAGATGAAAACAAAAAAACTGATGTTTATGCAGATATTGCAAATGAGTTTTCCGAAATATATAAAAAGATCGAGGTTATAGTGGCAGCATAA
- a CDS encoding CPBP family intramembrane glutamic endopeptidase — MKKTVIYDLLVLMLILGLLVFLKVPYLNLLLVFIVVLTYSKNQKGIGIELGFSKPKNLIKIAGLSLFLAMGIVLISYFILLPLIQIITELQLDLGMFKPLKNNPKFLYITLISGWIVGGLFEETIFRGFIISKFINHLPHKTGAIFGIIFSSVIFGYLHTYQGPTGQILNGIVGLIFGIVFVVNGRNLWLNILTHGFVNTISMLVLYSDLVSLN, encoded by the coding sequence ATGAAAAAGACAGTTATTTATGATTTATTGGTGTTGATGCTAATACTAGGCTTATTAGTATTTTTAAAAGTTCCATATTTAAATCTTTTACTAGTATTTATAGTTGTATTAACCTATTCAAAGAATCAGAAAGGTATTGGAATTGAATTAGGTTTTTCAAAGCCTAAAAACTTAATCAAAATAGCGGGTCTTTCTTTATTCCTTGCAATGGGAATTGTCCTGATTAGCTATTTTATCTTATTGCCATTAATACAAATAATAACTGAGCTTCAATTAGATTTAGGAATGTTTAAGCCATTGAAGAATAATCCTAAGTTCCTCTATATAACCCTGATATCGGGTTGGATTGTAGGAGGTTTATTTGAAGAAACTATTTTTCGTGGATTTATTATTTCCAAATTCATAAATCATTTACCACATAAAACAGGAGCAATATTTGGAATTATTTTTTCCTCAGTCATATTTGGATATTTGCATACTTATCAAGGACCAACTGGACAAATACTTAATGGAATAGTTGGATTAATATTTGGAATTGTATTTGTGGTTAATGGCAGAAACTTATGGCTAAACATTTTAACTCATGGGTTTGTGAACACAATAAGTATGCTAGTATTGTATTCTGATTTGGTAAGCCTAAATTGA
- a CDS encoding GNAT family N-acetyltransferase, with product MIEYQIENDLSLEEFKSVLTNSSLAERRPVNKPDRLQKMLQYGNLIVTARIGGKIIGVSRSLTDYTFCTYLSDLAVDKKHQRQGIGIELIRQTKLKAPDALLILLSAPSAISYYPKIGMNQHMYCYYLDNIENLK from the coding sequence GTGATTGAATACCAAATAGAAAATGACTTGAGTTTAGAAGAATTTAAATCAGTTTTGACTAATTCTTCATTGGCAGAACGTAGACCTGTTAATAAACCAGATAGGTTACAGAAAATGCTACAATATGGAAATCTAATAGTCACAGCTAGAATTGGAGGAAAAATCATTGGGGTATCAAGATCTTTAACAGATTATACTTTCTGTACCTATCTTTCTGATTTAGCCGTAGATAAGAAACACCAGAGACAAGGAATCGGTATAGAACTAATTCGCCAAACCAAATTAAAAGCCCCCGATGCTTTATTAATTTTGCTTTCTGCTCCTTCGGCCATATCATATTACCCAAAAATAGGAATGAACCAACATATGTATTGTTATTACCTAGATAACATAGAAAACCTGAAATAA